From Paenibacillus sp. V4I7, one genomic window encodes:
- a CDS encoding B12-binding domain-containing radical SAM protein translates to MKVLVSTLNAKFIHTSLALRYLKAFCEKDFDVEITEYTIKDPVMNVVSDIYQKAPDVLGFSCYIWNIEETITIIKMIKKIRPDLLIMLGGPEVSYDTEYWMNRIPEVDFIVMGEGEETFHQLLTEISTTRKYHFVYGLAYRKGEEIVLMPGRPKLKLDDIPSPHRFAEDVPSLANRVVYFETSRGCPFSCQFCLSSIEVGVRYFDMERTKSDLLYLIDSGAKLIKFVDRTFNIKRDYAMEIFEFLIANHRGTVFQFEITADIMRPEVLDYLAENAPPGTFRFEIGVQSTNDTTNDLVQRRQNFFKLSRTVSKVKNSLKIDQHLDLIAGLPEEDYNSFRKTFNDVFELGPEELQLGFLKMLRGTGMRNDAHKYGYIYMDHAPYEILGNDILPFTDLIRIKRVEDVLEKYWNAHRMDHTVKYLIAKEFASAFDFFQEFGDFWEGRGWQKIGHQLEDLFTRLRDFLIHRETKNMHVIEGLMKLDYFLGHKYKPRKIWWDFTLEKSEQNAYLRLLAEQPELVSGDFRSLRINEKDLHKHAMLEVLPFALQTYLQSGEIDESSKELLVVHFPPDAQQPASYYTMPLQQVAAV, encoded by the coding sequence ATGAAAGTACTTGTATCCACACTTAATGCTAAATTCATTCATACCTCCTTGGCTTTACGCTATCTGAAAGCGTTCTGCGAGAAGGATTTTGACGTTGAAATTACAGAATATACGATTAAAGACCCCGTCATGAACGTCGTTTCGGACATTTACCAAAAGGCCCCGGATGTATTGGGTTTTTCTTGTTATATTTGGAACATTGAAGAAACGATAACAATTATTAAAATGATCAAAAAGATTCGGCCAGATCTCCTGATCATGCTTGGCGGCCCTGAAGTCTCCTATGATACCGAGTACTGGATGAATCGCATTCCTGAGGTCGATTTCATTGTGATGGGCGAAGGGGAAGAGACCTTTCACCAACTGCTGACGGAAATTTCAACGACTCGCAAATATCATTTTGTTTATGGACTGGCTTATCGCAAAGGTGAGGAAATCGTACTCATGCCGGGCAGACCTAAGCTGAAGCTGGATGATATCCCGTCACCGCACCGTTTTGCAGAAGATGTGCCGAGTCTGGCTAATCGTGTTGTGTATTTTGAGACGAGCCGTGGCTGCCCCTTCTCTTGCCAATTCTGCTTGTCGAGTATTGAGGTCGGTGTGCGGTATTTTGATATGGAACGTACCAAGTCAGACCTGCTGTACTTAATCGACTCCGGCGCGAAGCTAATCAAGTTCGTGGATCGGACATTTAATATTAAGCGTGATTATGCGATGGAGATCTTTGAATTCCTCATTGCGAACCATCGCGGCACCGTGTTCCAATTTGAGATTACTGCGGATATCATGCGTCCAGAGGTACTCGATTACCTAGCAGAGAATGCCCCTCCGGGTACATTCCGCTTCGAGATCGGGGTTCAATCTACGAATGACACAACGAATGATTTGGTGCAGCGCAGGCAGAACTTCTTCAAGCTGAGTCGTACCGTATCTAAGGTGAAAAATAGCTTGAAAATCGATCAGCATCTCGATCTTATTGCCGGCTTGCCAGAAGAGGATTATAACTCGTTCCGCAAAACGTTTAACGATGTCTTTGAACTAGGTCCGGAAGAGCTGCAGCTCGGATTCCTGAAAATGCTGCGCGGTACAGGTATGCGCAATGACGCGCATAAATACGGCTACATCTACATGGATCATGCGCCATATGAGATTCTCGGCAATGACATTCTGCCGTTCACTGATTTGATTCGCATCAAACGGGTGGAGGATGTGTTGGAGAAATATTGGAACGCGCACCGTATGGATCATACGGTCAAATATTTAATCGCCAAAGAATTCGCCTCTGCGTTTGATTTCTTTCAAGAGTTCGGCGATTTCTGGGAAGGCCGTGGTTGGCAGAAAATTGGGCATCAGCTCGAGGATCTGTTTACCCGTTTGCGCGACTTCCTGATACATCGTGAAACGAAAAACATGCACGTCATTGAAGGCTTGATGAAGTTGGATTATTTCCTGGGCCATAAATATAAGCCGCGTAAAATCTGGTGGGACTTCACCTTGGAGAAGTCCGAGCAGAACGCGTACCTGAGGCTCCTGGCTGAGCAGCCTGAGCTCGTCAGCGGGGACTTCCGGAGCCTCCGCATCAATGAAAAAGATCTCCACAAGCACGCGATGCTTGAGGTGCTCCCTTTCGCTTTGCAGACGTATCTGCAGAGCGGAGAGATCGACGAAAGCAGCAAAGAGCTGCTTGTTGTGCACTTCCCGCCGGATGCGCAGCAGCCGGCTAGCTACTACACCATGCCGCTGCAGCAAGTGGCAGCCGTATAA
- a CDS encoding pyridoxamine 5'-phosphate oxidase family protein produces MIETKNKQLEEQIVKVLHANQVCSFATVDNGKPKVRYMALFHDGLTINLAANKKTDKVDELKDNPHVHILVGYDGKTSSEILQIQATATITANNALREKLWNDSMKQWFNGPHDPNYVVLEITPTYIEYMNGNSEPQVWTK; encoded by the coding sequence ATGATTGAAACCAAGAATAAGCAGCTGGAAGAACAGATCGTGAAGGTACTGCATGCTAACCAGGTCTGCTCTTTTGCTACAGTAGACAACGGCAAGCCCAAAGTGCGTTACATGGCCTTGTTCCATGATGGATTGACCATTAACCTTGCGGCGAACAAAAAGACGGATAAAGTAGACGAGCTAAAGGACAATCCCCATGTACACATTCTGGTAGGCTATGACGGCAAGACTTCCTCCGAAATTTTGCAGATCCAAGCAACGGCTACTATTACTGCAAATAATGCGCTTCGTGAGAAGTTATGGAACGACTCCATGAAGCAATGGTTCAATGGACCACATGATCCGAACTACGTGGTGCTCGAAATTACACCTACCTATATCGAATATATGAATGGAAATTCCGAACCTCAGGTTTGGACGAAATAG
- a CDS encoding IMP dehydrogenase, with protein MATYYLEPSRTFSEFLLIPNLTTKECTPANVKLKTPLVKFNKGEEPAISLNIPFSSAVMQAVSDHGMAIALARSGGISFIFGSQSIEEEALMVRKVKGYKAGFVVSRSNLTPQHTLSDVLALKEETGHSTVAITDDGTANGKLLGIVTGRDYRTSRDPLDRQIQHFMTPFDKLIYGKSGITLSEANNLIWDHKLNCLPIVDEHQKLDTLVFRKDYDEHKENPMELLDANKSYIVGAGINTKDYKERVPALVEAGVDILVIDSSDGYSEWQRETVQYVKENFNVKIGAGNVVDREGFLYLVESGADFIKVGIGGGSICITREQKGIGRGQASSIMEVVEARDQYFKETGTYIPICSDGGIVHDYHITLALAMGADFVMLGRYFARFDESPTRKLKVGNNFVKEYWGEGSNRARNWQRYDTGGKNKLLFEEGVDSYVPYAGGLQENLDKTLGKIKSTMCNCGSLSLDELKSKARIALVSATSLVEGGAHDVILKESSLSEES; from the coding sequence GTGGCTACGTATTACTTAGAACCATCCCGTACGTTTAGTGAGTTTTTGTTGATTCCTAATCTTACAACGAAGGAATGTACACCGGCGAATGTGAAGCTTAAGACACCGTTAGTTAAATTCAATAAAGGCGAGGAGCCTGCGATCTCGCTCAATATCCCGTTTTCATCTGCTGTCATGCAGGCCGTATCCGATCATGGAATGGCGATTGCTTTGGCGCGGAGTGGCGGGATTTCGTTTATTTTTGGCTCGCAATCCATTGAAGAAGAAGCTTTGATGGTGCGTAAAGTAAAAGGGTACAAGGCAGGATTTGTAGTTAGCCGTTCCAACTTAACTCCCCAGCATACACTAAGTGATGTATTGGCGTTGAAAGAAGAAACAGGTCATTCTACGGTTGCCATTACCGACGATGGTACAGCGAATGGCAAATTGCTTGGTATTGTAACGGGGCGTGATTACCGGACAAGTCGTGACCCTCTGGATCGCCAAATCCAGCATTTTATGACGCCTTTCGATAAATTGATTTACGGCAAATCAGGAATTACTTTATCGGAAGCAAACAATTTAATTTGGGATCACAAGCTGAATTGTTTACCGATTGTGGATGAGCATCAGAAACTCGATACCCTCGTTTTCCGTAAGGATTATGATGAGCATAAAGAAAATCCGATGGAGCTGTTGGACGCTAACAAAAGCTATATTGTTGGTGCGGGGATTAATACGAAGGATTACAAAGAGAGAGTGCCTGCGCTTGTTGAAGCGGGAGTAGACATTCTAGTCATCGATTCTTCAGATGGTTACAGTGAATGGCAGCGGGAAACGGTTCAGTATGTGAAAGAGAATTTCAATGTGAAGATCGGTGCAGGTAACGTTGTAGACCGTGAAGGGTTCCTTTATCTGGTGGAATCAGGAGCGGATTTCATTAAAGTCGGCATCGGTGGCGGGTCTATCTGTATCACTCGGGAGCAAAAAGGGATTGGTCGCGGACAAGCCTCTTCCATCATGGAAGTTGTTGAAGCCAGAGATCAATACTTCAAAGAAACAGGTACCTACATTCCAATCTGTTCCGATGGTGGTATCGTACATGACTACCATATTACATTAGCCTTAGCCATGGGTGCTGATTTTGTTATGTTGGGTCGATATTTCGCGCGTTTCGATGAGAGCCCGACCAGAAAGCTGAAAGTTGGCAACAACTTCGTGAAAGAATACTGGGGAGAAGGCTCCAATCGTGCCCGCAACTGGCAGCGTTATGATACGGGTGGCAAAAACAAGCTCTTGTTTGAGGAAGGCGTCGATTCGTATGTTCCATATGCTGGAGGCCTTCAGGAGAACCTGGACAAGACGCTTGGTAAAATAAAGTCCACGATGTGCAACTGTGGATCATTAAGCTTGGACGAGCTGAAAAGCAAAGCGAGAATTGCGCTCGTTTCCGCAACCAGCCTTGTTGAAGGCGGAGCGCACGACGTTATTTTAAAAGAAAGCAGCTTATCGGAAGAATCTTAG
- a CDS encoding type I phosphomannose isomerase catalytic subunit, with the protein MKSYPLQFQPEMKERVWGGRALEKFGFQLPEGAIGEGWMIGDHPNGTTKVINGELAGLGLDEIRENYGKTLFGTKGFSEKNGRFPLLIKLLDCEDDLSVQVHPNDHYKNLAAGELGKTEMWYILDAKPGAKIIYGMQEGVTRESLAQAIAENRILDCLQEVPVEAGDSFYIPAGTVHALGAGVLVAEIQQNSDTTYRLYDYNRPGLDGKPRDLHIEDSLNVIAYEGSGSTRMKTDLNEAGTWLTLAESPFFTVEKGLVGPKWELSTSPESFVILVIADGNGTLQWADGSISTKPGDCFLLPANLGSYALEGSMTVIRSYLP; encoded by the coding sequence GTGAAATCATACCCGCTTCAATTTCAACCTGAAATGAAAGAACGTGTCTGGGGTGGAAGAGCCCTAGAAAAGTTTGGTTTTCAGCTTCCAGAAGGCGCCATTGGCGAAGGCTGGATGATTGGCGATCACCCGAATGGAACGACGAAGGTTATTAATGGCGAATTAGCAGGCCTTGGTCTAGACGAAATTCGCGAGAATTACGGCAAAACATTATTCGGCACCAAAGGATTTTCCGAGAAAAACGGCCGTTTCCCACTACTCATCAAGTTATTGGATTGCGAAGACGACCTTTCCGTACAAGTACATCCGAACGATCATTACAAGAATTTGGCTGCCGGCGAGCTCGGCAAAACAGAGATGTGGTACATCCTTGATGCCAAGCCCGGCGCCAAAATTATATATGGCATGCAAGAAGGCGTTACACGTGAAAGCTTAGCTCAAGCCATAGCAGAGAACCGCATTTTGGACTGCTTGCAGGAAGTGCCTGTTGAAGCCGGTGATTCCTTCTACATCCCAGCAGGAACGGTCCATGCCCTTGGTGCTGGCGTTCTAGTTGCCGAGATTCAGCAAAATTCCGATACGACCTATCGTTTGTACGATTATAATCGTCCTGGATTGGATGGTAAACCACGTGATCTTCATATAGAAGATTCTCTCAACGTTATCGCGTATGAAGGCTCCGGTTCCACTCGGATGAAAACAGATTTGAATGAAGCCGGTACTTGGTTAACGCTTGCCGAGTCCCCTTTCTTCACCGTAGAAAAAGGCCTAGTAGGACCGAAATGGGAGCTAAGCACTTCTCCTGAAAGCTTCGTCATCCTCGTTATTGCAGACGGGAACGGAACCCTCCAGTGGGCAGATGGCAGCATCTCCACGAAGCCAGGCGACTGCTTCCTGCTTCCTGCCAATCTTGGCAGCTATGCACTAGAAGGCAGCATGACGGTTATTCGCAGCTACTTGCCTTAA
- a CDS encoding class I SAM-dependent methyltransferase, whose product MGFVSVLSFAHQLINQRAQPGDTVIDGTLGNGVDAVFLAKLVGTRGSVYGFDIQQQALDQTKMRLEKELPDASSCVHMSLCSHALMEAAVPQDRHGKVAAVTFNLGYLPGADPATITKQESTIPALEAALRLLRKGGIVTIVLYSGHDGGSEEAAAVESWAQRLPLAAFQVLRYQFMNTSPHAPYLLALEKR is encoded by the coding sequence ATGGGTTTTGTTTCGGTACTTAGTTTTGCTCATCAACTAATTAATCAGCGGGCTCAGCCGGGCGATACCGTCATCGACGGGACCCTTGGCAATGGCGTGGATGCTGTGTTCTTAGCGAAGCTGGTTGGCACCCGCGGCAGCGTTTATGGCTTCGATATCCAGCAGCAAGCGCTGGATCAAACAAAGATGCGTCTGGAGAAAGAACTTCCAGACGCATCTTCATGTGTACACATGAGCCTATGCAGCCATGCGCTCATGGAGGCGGCTGTGCCGCAGGACCGCCACGGCAAGGTCGCTGCGGTCACGTTCAATCTCGGCTACCTGCCCGGCGCCGATCCGGCAACGATTACGAAGCAGGAATCCACGATTCCTGCTCTCGAGGCTGCCCTCCGCCTTCTCCGCAAAGGCGGTATCGTGACCATCGTGCTCTATAGCGGGCACGATGGAGGCTCGGAAGAAGCTGCAGCCGTCGAAAGCTGGGCCCAGCGCCTTCCGCTCGCAGCCTTTCAGGTGCTGCGTTACCAATTCATGAATACCAGCCCGCATGCTCCCTATCTCCTAGCTCTAGAAAAAAGATAG
- a CDS encoding cytochrome c, giving the protein MMMKRAQAAIVGMMLVVAGCGSEPATPVSTVAPSTSPTAVVSASPVAVATAAPAAATVQPAASSTPQPSAAATAKPTAAAATPAVKEAAAAKPTPTATPAPASAAPSPSAKPADGGTSTAAQAQVLYKDNCMSCHGAGLAGDFGPNLTKVGSHKTKDEIAAQILGGKGDMPPFKSALKSEEIEVLAAWLADKK; this is encoded by the coding sequence ATGATGATGAAACGGGCTCAAGCAGCCATTGTTGGGATGATGCTAGTTGTCGCTGGATGTGGAAGTGAGCCGGCGACACCAGTGAGTACCGTGGCGCCGTCAACGTCACCGACGGCGGTAGTAAGTGCGTCGCCGGTTGCTGTAGCGACGGCAGCACCCGCAGCCGCTACGGTGCAGCCAGCGGCAAGCAGTACTCCGCAGCCGAGCGCAGCAGCGACAGCGAAGCCGACTGCTGCGGCCGCGACGCCAGCAGTGAAAGAAGCGGCTGCGGCTAAGCCGACGCCGACTGCAACGCCAGCGCCTGCAAGCGCGGCGCCATCCCCATCCGCAAAGCCTGCGGATGGCGGCACGAGTACCGCAGCGCAGGCGCAGGTGCTGTACAAGGACAACTGCATGTCCTGCCACGGGGCAGGGCTTGCAGGCGACTTCGGTCCGAACCTGACGAAGGTCGGTTCGCACAAAACCAAGGATGAGATCGCTGCGCAAATCCTCGGAGGTAAAGGCGATATGCCACCTTTCAAAAGCGCACTGAAATCCGAAGAAATCGAAGTGCTAGCCGCATGGCTAGCAGACAAAAAATAA